The following DNA comes from Paraburkholderia sp. PGU19.
TGTGCGAAAACCATAGCGCCGTCACGTTGCACGTGCCGTTCGAACACAACCAGATGCTCTATCGGCTGCGCGCATTGAGCTATCAACTCGGGACCGAAGCGCGTGAATTCCAGATGGGGATACCGCACGGGTGCTGGGCCAGTTGCTTGGAGAGATTCCCGGCCTGACCGCCGATCTCAACCGGCAAAGAACAGCCACAAGCGATGGCGACACGGCCGAGCAGGTCACGCACCTGCGATTGATCATTTCCGCGTCGGAACTCGCCCTGCTTCCCTTCGAACTGGCGACCGCTCCCAACGGCTTCCCCGGCGAAGGGCAAGCGCTTTCGCTGCAAACCCAGCAGCCTATCTGCATTACACGCGAAACACGGCGGGTTGCTCAGGAATATGTTCGCTGGCCGCGCAAGCCACGCATTCTGTTCGCCTTCGCATCGCCGCCCGAGATGGAAACGGTGCCTGCCGAAGCTCATCTGCTGGCGTTGCGCGAGGCGCTGACGCCATGGCTCGCGCTCTCCGATGACTACGACGACGAAAAGCGCCTGAAGATCATTGGTGACCGGCTTTCGGTATTGCCGAACGCATCTGCCGAGAGCCTGGAAGATGCCTGCTCGAAAAACGACTATACGCATGTGCACATTCTCGCGCACGGCGTTCAAACGAACACGCCGTATGACAGCCGCTTCGGTCTCGCGTTTCATTCCGACCGAGATCCTGACGGCGTGGAAGCGATTTCCGGCGACCGTCTGGCGACCATCTTGCGCACACCGCGTCACAACCAGCCGGGCCGGTTCACACGGCCTGCCGTCGTGACGCTCGCGAGTTGTAACGCCGGCAACGTCGGTTCGGTGGCGGGTGTTGGCGCAAGCATCGCCCACGCGCTGCACGAGGGCGGCGTCCCGCTCGTGATCGCGAGCCAGTATCCGCTGTCGTTCGGCGGCTCGGTGGTGTTCGTGAAGGACATGTACGAGGGACTGCTGTGGGGAGAAGACCCGCGCAAGCTGGTTGTGGGCATGCGCAGACGGTTGCATTCGTACTTCAAGGACAAGCACGACTGGGCGAGTATCGTCACATATGCATCGTTACCGCCTAATTTCGACGCACAGCTAGTGGACGCACGCATCCAGCAGTCGATGAACTGCATCTCGATTGCGCTGAGCATGGCCGACCGTGCGATGAGCGCTTTTCTGAGCTCGGAATCGCAACTTCCGCCGGCTGCTTCCAGCGTCGAAAACCACGCGAATCGCGACACGCTGGCCAGAGCGCAACAGCAGGTTGCCGAGGCAAAGGCCCGCCTGACGATGGCGATGGGCGAGCATCCGCAACAGGAGGCGCGCATCCTGGAACTACTGGCGAGCACCGAAAAGCGCGAAGCGCAGATGATCTACCACTCGACACAACAAGGCAAATTCGATCCCACTTCGAAAGATGGCATGCAACTGATCAGCAAGCTCGAAACGTCGAGAAACTACTATTGGTCAAGCTATCTGAAGCAGCGCAAGAGCCCTTCACAACTGGTTCAATTTCTTTCGCTGACACTCCTGCTGCAATACCTTGGCCGCCTGCCAAGGCCACTTGGTCAGCCCGAGCAGGATATGACGTCGATCTGGTTGAGCGCTCACGTGCAATCGCTCAACGATGCAGACCATGGGGAGCGGAGTGATCGCGCGTGGGCCTATGGAAATCTGACGGAGCTGTATCTGATCGCGAAGTACATCGATGGCCTGCCACCCGCTTATTGCGGAGATCCCCTCACCAACAAGGCGCTTGAAGCGGCGCGCAAACTGGTCTCGCTGGCCGGCTCGACGTCGTTCGAAGTCTTCTCGACGAGGCGCCAGATTGTGCGCTATCTCGACTGGTTCGTGCCGATGGTCGCAGGTGCATTCAACATGGACGCGCTGGCGAGGGAATTACTGACGGTGCTGCCCGCCTGTGACGAACCGGATTGGGACTATTGACTTCGCGTAGCCGGGCAACGCATCGCTCAACCGGATCTCTTCCGATATGGGAAGATCTTCTGGCACATCGTTAGTCGTTTGATGAATGTTCTTTACCGCACACAACTTCGCAGTTGACAGGCACCCTTCACTCGTAAAACCCCGATATAGCTCCTAACCTGAAATTTCTGACGCTTTAACGAAAGCAAAGGAAATTTCAGGTCATCCATTTATCGATAAGCGATCGTGATTCCGATGAGAGTTCGAGAGTTCATTAGGCACTCCATCTCTTATGAACAAGCCTATCCGCACACGGACCGCCTCTACGTTTCGCGAGAGCGCCCTGTCCAATGATCGGCCAACATACCGTCCTCTCGCGTGGAGATGCGCCGAACACGACGTCAGCTTTAATGTGAACACGCGGTCCACTTACCCGTTTGTCGAGGGGGCAACCGATGTCTTTCTTATTCCGTGGGACTCAGCTATGGCGCTGGACGACTTTGATCGCGCTTGCGGCGATCCTGGCCATCACGGCTTGCACGATCCAGTTGGCGCCGGCCTATGACCCGGCACTCGTCAACGGGATCCGCTCGGCCAACAATGACATCATGCAACTCTACGCGACCACCGGGATGGGGGTCGACAAAACGACCTTCCCGCAACGCGTCGATGAATACAACCGGATCATCGGAGCCGTCGATGCACTTGCATTGGAGTCGCAAAGCCGACCGGTCCCCGACAGCGCGATCCGCGACAAAGTCGAGCAGGCACTCGGACAATGGCTCGCATCGAACCCTACGCCACCCACAGGGCGCGACGAGGCGCTGAGCCTCGCAGCCGCTGAATGCGCCGACGCACGCAAGGTCAAGCGCGTACCCACTCTCACGATGCCCGCCACGATGGCTCAGGCCGACACCCGGCAGTACGTCCCTGCCAGCGCGATGGCGCTACAACAGGTATCGCGGGCCATAACCTTGCTCAGGGATACCGACTGCGCACACGGATTGAATAATGGAGAAGTCGCTGCGAACAAGGGCTATACACAGTACTTCGTTTCAGAAGCTCTCTTTTACGAGAACTTCTTGCAACGTTGAAATCCCCACGTTCAAGGAGTGGCCATGGCACTGGATCTCACGCAAGCAGCCGACATGTTCGTACAGAGCATTTCGTCGACCGTCAAAACAGTCACGGGTAGTGACGTCACGATGATCGCCGGGTTTTCACAGGCGCAGTTGCAAGCCCTCGCGCAGCAGTCCGCACTGGTGGCGGGCATGATCGAGGCCAATGCCTTCACGGCCGCCGAGCAGATCTTCTATCTGGATGGACTCGATCAGATGGCGAAGGGTTTCGTGAATACCTTTGTACAGATCGTCGAAGTTGAAATCGAAAAGATCTACAACGCGGTCGTGAATGCGATTTATGACTCTATCGGCAATCTGGCGGGCGTGACGCTGGCCGTACCACGCGCGGCCGGGTGAGCGTTCGTATGCCGTCTTCCGTCTTCCGTGCAAGAGTGAACGCAGAATTTCCATGTGATCCGGACGCTCGGAATACTGACGCCGGCCGACGCCGATCCACGAATCGGCAGTTCGGACTGGCTAAACGAAATTCACCAGACCTCCTCACGAGCAGATTGGCGAGCGCTTTTGCGCGGACGTGGCCGCGCGGAATATCCTGGCTTGAAGATCTTGACGCGTGTACCGACTTTCGGCCTGCTGTCAGGCACGCTTTTACTTCTGATGTTAGCGAGGCAGACATCATGGACCTAAGCCCACATTTCACATTGGAAGAGTTCGTGGCGAGTCAGACCGCGTCGCGAGAAAACATCTCGAACGACCCCGGTCCCGACATCATCGTCAATCTTCAGAACACTGCGCAGGTACTGGAAAAAGTGCGTGCGCTGCTCGGAAAACCGATTATCGTTTCGTCGGGCTATCGGTCGCCGCAATTGAACAAGGCCGTCAAGGGCGCCGTCGACAGCGCGCACATCTATGGTCTCGCAGTGGATTTCATCGCACCGCAATACGGCACCCCGATCGACATTTGCCGGCTATTGCAGACCTCCACGATCGTGTTCGATCAACTGATATTCGAACATACCTGGGTTCACCTCGGTTTGCCGAAGAGCGGCGCGCCCAATCGCCGGCAATTGCTGACGGCGCATTTCGGCGGCGGCCCGACGACCTATACAGCGGGGTTCGCGTAGCCCGTCAGGTAGCGGCTGGACTCGCGATTCTAAAGTTCTCAAATGTCTCTCTCGCGTCCGAGCAACCGATAACCAGGTAAAGTGTAGGACAACAAGATCAGAATAATCATCGCGGCACTGCCGAGCTTGAAAACCTCATTCGATCGCGGAGCGGCTGCATGCCAAACACTCGCTCCGGCGAAGATAGAGAAAGGCCATATGTCGATCAGCAAGCCAATATAGCCGAGTAACAAAACCGGTACTGCGACGACAAAAGGCGCGGCACCGCGAAGCGCAGCGACGGCACGTTGCATACCGCATGAGGCAGCTGCGAGCAGCAGCGGTACAGGAAGCAGCCAGCGCAGGACGCTCCAGTCAAACCATGGAGCCACAAGCGTCGGAGCATTCGTCTCCATTTTCATACTGAGGCCGACGATCATAAGCAGTTGGAGTGCCGCCAACGGCAGAACAACTGTATAGAGCTTGCGCTGCAACTCTCCTTTGCTCCTTGAGATCAGCCAACAGTAGCCAAGAAGACCGTACATCACCAGTGACACAAGGCCGGTGAGTAACCCGATAATCGTAAGAAGCTGAAGTGCCGTCAACGGCAAAACAATTCTGTAGAGCCTGTGCTGCAGTTCTCCGTCCGTCTTCGCAATCAACCAGCAGCAGCCAAGCAGCGCATACGTTATCAGCAACGCAAGACCCGTGAACAGGCAAAAAGGCGTGAGCCAA
Coding sequences within:
- a CDS encoding D-Ala-D-Ala carboxypeptidase family metallohydrolase; translated protein: MDLSPHFTLEEFVASQTASRENISNDPGPDIIVNLQNTAQVLEKVRALLGKPIIVSSGYRSPQLNKAVKGAVDSAHIYGLAVDFIAPQYGTPIDICRLLQTSTIVFDQLIFEHTWVHLGLPKSGAPNRRQLLTAHFGGGPTTYTAGFA
- a CDS encoding CHAT domain-containing protein — protein: MLGQLLGEIPGLTADLNRQRTATSDGDTAEQVTHLRLIISASELALLPFELATAPNGFPGEGQALSLQTQQPICITRETRRVAQEYVRWPRKPRILFAFASPPEMETVPAEAHLLALREALTPWLALSDDYDDEKRLKIIGDRLSVLPNASAESLEDACSKNDYTHVHILAHGVQTNTPYDSRFGLAFHSDRDPDGVEAISGDRLATILRTPRHNQPGRFTRPAVVTLASCNAGNVGSVAGVGASIAHALHEGGVPLVIASQYPLSFGGSVVFVKDMYEGLLWGEDPRKLVVGMRRRLHSYFKDKHDWASIVTYASLPPNFDAQLVDARIQQSMNCISIALSMADRAMSAFLSSESQLPPAASSVENHANRDTLARAQQQVAEAKARLTMAMGEHPQQEARILELLASTEKREAQMIYHSTQQGKFDPTSKDGMQLISKLETSRNYYWSSYLKQRKSPSQLVQFLSLTLLLQYLGRLPRPLGQPEQDMTSIWLSAHVQSLNDADHGERSDRAWAYGNLTELYLIAKYIDGLPPAYCGDPLTNKALEAARKLVSLAGSTSFEVFSTRRQIVRYLDWFVPMVAGAFNMDALARELLTVLPACDEPDWDY
- a CDS encoding cytochrome d ubiquinol oxidase subunit II, yielding MMDIATCWAVIIAFGVGMYIVLGGFDLGIGILLPFISSESERERLFSTRSPVWRGNEAWMVFGGVSLYAAFPTVCSVLLSALYFPLITMALCLIFRGVALQIRDKLGSSRQLWNGVFMCGSAGAAFFQGVMLGECLAGMRVANGQFVGNGFDWLTPFCLFTGLALLITYALLGCCWLIAKTDGELQHRLYRIVLPLTALQLLTIIGLLTGLVSLVMYGLLGYCWLISRSKGELQRKLYTVVLPLAALQLLMIVGLSMKMETNAPTLVAPWFDWSVLRWLLPVPLLLAAASCGMQRAVAALRGAAPFVVAVPVLLLGYIGLLIDIWPFSIFAGASVWHAAAPRSNEVFKLGSAAMIILILLSYTLPGYRLLGRERDI